A portion of the Burkholderia pseudomultivorans genome contains these proteins:
- a CDS encoding ureidoglycolate lyase — MSHSRTLRVERLTRDAFAPFGDVIALEGARHFPINGGTTERFHDLATIDVCADGGRPLVSVFRAQPRTLPVAITLMERHPHGSQAFIPLAAVSRYAIVVAPAGEFRPDAMRAFLAEGWQGVNYAKGVWHHPLLALDAVSDFVIVDRGGPQPNCDEIPLDGAWALEFEPACASAA; from the coding sequence ATGAGTCATTCCCGTACCCTGCGCGTCGAGCGTCTGACCCGCGATGCGTTCGCGCCGTTCGGCGACGTGATCGCGCTCGAAGGCGCACGGCATTTCCCGATCAACGGCGGCACGACCGAGCGCTTCCACGATCTCGCGACGATCGACGTCTGCGCGGACGGCGGCCGGCCGCTCGTCAGCGTGTTCCGCGCGCAGCCGCGCACGCTGCCGGTCGCGATCACGCTGATGGAGCGCCACCCGCACGGCAGCCAGGCCTTCATTCCGCTCGCCGCCGTGTCGCGCTATGCGATCGTCGTCGCGCCGGCCGGCGAGTTCCGGCCCGACGCAATGCGCGCGTTCCTCGCCGAAGGCTGGCAGGGCGTGAACTATGCGAAAGGCGTCTGGCACCATCCGCTGCTCGCGCTCGACGCGGTCAGCGACTTCGTGATCGTCGATCGCGGCGGCCCGCAGCCGAACTGCGACGAGATCCCGCTCGACGGCGCATGGGCGCTCGAATTCGAGCCGGCCTGCGCGAGCGCGGCCTGA
- the fur gene encoding ferric iron uptake transcriptional regulator translates to MTNPTDLKNIGLKATLPRLKILEIFQQSPVRHLTAEDVYRNLLNEQLDIGLATVYRVLTQFEQAGLLSRSNFESGKAVFELNEGSHHDHLVCLDCGRVEEFFDAEIESRQQAIAKERGFRLQEHSLAMYGSCTTENCPHRKH, encoded by the coding sequence ATGACCAATCCGACGGATCTCAAGAATATCGGGCTAAAGGCCACCCTACCGCGCCTCAAGATTCTCGAGATCTTCCAGCAAAGCCCGGTGCGGCACCTGACCGCCGAAGACGTCTACCGCAACCTGCTCAACGAGCAGCTCGACATCGGGCTTGCCACCGTCTATCGCGTGCTCACGCAGTTCGAGCAGGCCGGGCTGCTGTCGCGCAGCAACTTCGAATCGGGCAAGGCCGTGTTCGAGCTGAACGAAGGTTCGCACCACGACCACCTCGTCTGCCTCGACTGCGGCCGCGTCGAGGAGTTCTTCGACGCCGAGATCGAAAGCCGCCAGCAGGCGATCGCGAAGGAGCGCGGCTTCCGGCTCCAGGAGCATTCGCTCGCGATGTACGGTTCCTGCACGACCGAGAACTGCCCGCACCGCAAGCACTGA
- a CDS encoding outer membrane protein assembly factor BamE produces MRSAIIAAAAVAALAGCSSYDSVTQRIAQSITPYRITVVQGNFVSQEKAAQLQAGMTREQVRALLGTPLLTDMFHADRWDYLFYFKRGSTAVVQQRDLVLTFSGDRLTSWTGAENLPSELDLLADIDGDRGGKKAKAAAAARAASEAAAASAAQAASASAPEAAASLSTAPASAAAVVDQDANAQAARAANRATNQVSGQGTTARRFTPSAQAGGGAPVPGGQPPGAVPAIQPQFQFHRPPQPNVSNEAAPPVGPQGSDTLQNQPLTAPAQSQ; encoded by the coding sequence ATGCGGAGTGCCATCATCGCTGCCGCCGCCGTTGCCGCGCTGGCTGGTTGTTCGTCGTACGACAGCGTGACGCAGCGCATCGCGCAGAGCATCACCCCCTATCGGATCACCGTCGTGCAGGGCAACTTCGTGTCGCAGGAGAAGGCCGCGCAGCTGCAGGCCGGGATGACGCGCGAGCAGGTTCGCGCGCTGCTCGGCACGCCGCTGCTGACCGACATGTTCCACGCCGACCGCTGGGATTACCTGTTCTACTTCAAGCGCGGCTCGACGGCAGTCGTCCAGCAGCGCGACCTCGTGCTGACCTTCTCGGGCGACCGCCTGACGAGCTGGACCGGCGCCGAGAACCTGCCTTCCGAACTCGACCTGCTCGCCGACATCGACGGCGATCGCGGCGGCAAGAAGGCGAAGGCCGCCGCAGCGGCGAGGGCGGCGTCCGAAGCCGCTGCCGCGAGCGCCGCGCAGGCCGCGAGCGCATCGGCGCCGGAGGCCGCGGCGAGCCTGTCCACCGCGCCGGCGTCGGCCGCGGCGGTGGTCGACCAGGATGCGAACGCGCAGGCGGCGCGCGCGGCGAACCGCGCGACCAACCAGGTATCGGGGCAGGGAACGACCGCACGCCGCTTCACGCCGTCCGCGCAGGCCGGCGGCGGCGCACCGGTGCCGGGCGGCCAGCCGCCGGGCGCGGTGCCGGCGATCCAGCCGCAGTTCCAGTTCCATCGTCCGCCGCAGCCGAACGTGTCGAACGAAGCGGCGCCGCCGGTCGGCCCGCAGGGTTCGGACACGCTGCAGAACCAGCCGCTCACCGCGCCGGCCCAGTCGCAGTAA